A genomic region of Cotesia glomerata isolate CgM1 linkage group LG9, MPM_Cglom_v2.3, whole genome shotgun sequence contains the following coding sequences:
- the LOC123272211 gene encoding uncharacterized protein LOC123272211, whose translation MSNKSFHDLSKRRKRDYLNSIRKRNNVLPQNNNDNEVDNIPLNQRIDDNIIENGNNLNDDEINLDGVLEFQNIVDARPMNCVRQQNILENSTPNQPINLRVNDVVAENVLAAVKEEHHDVDNENIYSDNVHGQREEVMMPNRNIHTSNAVWNEVEEEREEEEEEQIFADEDDEDENLRDTTNNLNYDLPLYNEAPLTITQSMLLIATLLITHNITQSCLIDIISIINLHCLSDGLHKNSLFKFKKFFALGNYNNTNHKKHYYCSNCLKGLTSSNEACPECLNSKTAHFITLSISEQLQELYNRPGFYRQLRNQFRQPHLNGTFINDVYDGSLYKNIERNGYLSNGNNISFMWCTDGVSVFKSSQISIWPLYLTINELPFKERAKRHNLLLAGLWFGDTKPDANLFIDKLHSQFTKLLEGVKYTLSDGQEIFVQAALLFGTCDNPAKTHFLNFKQFNGFYGCPVCLEPGESYRCSTGGTTHVYKFTQNPTLRTTEQSIEHANIALENNSEQFGVKGPCALSNIMPDFIAGTAIDKMHCVDNGVVKKLLSLWFDSTYNSFRYSLYPVIQVINDRLTSIKPQKFVHRLPRTIQELTH comes from the exons atgtcTAACAAAAGTTTCCATGATTTGTCCAAACGAAGGAAGAGAGACTATCTCAATAGTATTCGAAAAAGAAATAATGTTCTTCCGCAAAATAATAACGATAATGAA GTTGATAATATTCCATTGAACCAAAGAATCGATgacaatattattgaaaatggaAATAACTTAAATGACGACGAGATCAACTTGGATGGAGTCTTAGAGTTTCAAAACATAGTGGATGCCAGGCCAATGAACTGTGTGAGACAACAAAATATCCTTGAAAATTCT actcCAAATCAACCGATTAACCTTAGGGTTAATGACGTAGTGGCAGAAAATGTTTTAGCAGCTGTCAAAGAAGAACATCACGATGTGgataatgaaaatatatattctgaTAATGTGCATGGACAGAGAGAAGAAGTTATGATGCCAAATAGAAATATCCACACTTCTAATGCTGTCTGGAATGAAGTAGaagaagaaagagaagaaGAAGAGGAGGAACAAATTTTCGCTGACGAAGACGATGAAGACGAGAACTTAAGAGACACTACTAACAATCTGAATTATGATTTACCTCTCTACAATGAAGCACCATTAACAATTACTCAAAGTATGTTATTAATTGCGACTTTGTTAATAACTCATAACATCACGCAGTCATGTCTTATTGACATTATatctataataaatttacattgttTGAGTGACGGTCttcataaaaatagtttatttaagtTCAAGAAGTTTTTTGCTTTGGGAAATTATAACAACACTAATCATAAgaaacattattattgttcAAATTGCCTAAAAGGCTTAACCTCTTCAAATGAAGCTTGTCCAGAATGCTTAAACAGCAAAACAGCACATTTTATCACCTTATCAATTTCCGAGCAACTGCAAGAATTATATAACCGACCCGGATTTTACCGACAATTGCGAAACCAGTTCCGACAGCCACATTTGAATGGAACTTTCATTAATGATGTCTATGATGGTtctttatacaaaaatattgagAGGAACGGTTACTTATCTAACGGAAATAATATATCATTCATGTGGTGCACTGACGGTGTTTCGGTTTTTAAATCGTCACAAATAAGTATTTGGCCTTTGTATTTAACGATCAACGAATTACCTTTTAAAGAACGAGCCAAACGTCATAACTTATTGTTAGCTGGATTGTGGTTTGGTGATACTAAACCTGATGCTAATCTGTTTATCGATAAACTGCACTCACAATTCACAAAACTTCTTGAAGGTGTGAAGTATACTCTATCTGATGGACaggaaatatttgttcaagCAGCATTGCTGTTTGGTACATGCGATAATCCTGCCAAAACACATTTTCTAAACTTTAAACAATTCAATGGTTTTTATGGTTGCCCAGTTTGTTTAGAACCAGGAGAGAGTTATCGTTGTTCAACTGGGGGAACGACGCACGTTtacaaattcactcaaaatCCAACTCTCCGAACAACTGAGCAATCTATAGAGCATGCAAATATTGCATTAGAAAATAACAGCGAACAATTTGGAGTCAAAGGTCCATGTGCTTTATCAAACATAATGCCGGATTTTATAGCAGGAACAGCAATTGATAAAATGCATTGCGTAGATAATGGTGTTGTAAAAAAACTCTTATCTTTGTGGTTCGACAGTACTTATAATAGTTTTCGTTATTCACTTTATCCTGTAATTCAAGTGATCAATGATCGATTAACTAGCATAAAACCACAAAAATTCGTCCACCGATTGCCACGAACAATACAAGAACTAACTCACTGA